CATGCTCTCCAGCGTGCGCCCGATCACATCCACCGCGACACCGAGGTCGGCTGCGCGGTCACGGTCCACCTCCACCGCCAGCTCCGGCATGGTCAGCTTGAGATCGGTGTCCGGCGACAGGAAGCCGGGGTTGTCGCGCATCGCGTCGAGGAAGCTGTCGGCCACGCGCGCGAGCTCGTCGTAGCTCTCCGAGGTCGACACCACGAAGCTCACCGGCCGCGAGCGCACGCTCTGCCCGAGCGAGGCCGGCATGATCGGGAAGGCATTCACGCCCGGTACCGCGCGCAGCTTGGGCTGCAGCTCGGCTGCGATCTGGCCGGCCTTGCGCTCCCGCTCCGCCCAGTCGCTGAAGCCGACGAAGGAGATGCCCTGCGACACCGTCGGGTTGCCGGCGATGACCAGGTAGCGATCGACCTCGGGCAGCGCGGCGTAGATGCGCTCGATCTCCGCGGCGTAGCGCGACATGTAGTCGAGCGTCGCACCCTCCGGCCCGGTGAACATGCCGACCACGCGGCCGCGATCCTCGATCGGCGCGAGCTCGGTCTTCAACTGCCCCATCAGCCACACCGAGCTCCCCGCCACAACCGCGAACACCAGCATCACCAGCCAGCGCGCGCCCAGCGCCGCCTGCAGCACGCTGCGGTAACCCGCGGTGAGCCACGACAGGAAGCGTTCGATGCCGTTGTAGATCGGGCCGTGCTTCGGTTCGTGGCGCAGCAGCTTCGAGCACATCATCGGCGACAGCGTCAGCGCGACGAAGCCGGAGACGATCACCGCCCCGGCGAGCGTGAGCGCGAACTCGGTGAACAGCTTCCCGGTGCGCCCGGTCATGAAGGCCACCGGCGCATACACCGCGGCCAGCGTGATCGTCATCGCCACCACCGCGAAGCCGATCTCCTTTGCGCCCTTGAAGGCGGCAGCGAGCGGCGCCATGCCCTCCTCGATGTGGCGGTAGATGTTCTCCAGCACCACGATCGCGTCGTCCACGACGAGGCCGATCGCCAGCACCAGCGCGAGCAGGGTCAGGGTGTTGATCGAGAAGCCGAACACCAGCATCAGCGTGAACGCGCCGATCAGCGACACCGGGATGGTCACCAGCGGCACCAGCATCGCCCGCCAGTTGCGCAGGAAGAACAGGCACACTGCGGCCACCAGCAGCACCGCCTCCCAGATCGTCGAGAACACCGCCTCGATCGAGCGCTCGATGAACACCGTGGTGTCGTTGGCGATCGTCATCGACATGCCTTCGGGCAGCTCGGCCCGCAGCCGCGGCAACATCTCGTCGAGGCCGCGCTTGAGATCGAGCGGGTTGGCGACCGACTGCTTGATGAGGCCGATCGACACCGAGGGCTGGCCCATGAAGCGCACCGAGGTGCGCTCGCTCTCGGGCGCCACCTCCACCCGGCCGACGTCGCGGATGCGCACCGGATAGGCGTCGGCGGTGTCACCCTGGCGCAGCACGATGGCGCCGAACTGCTCGGGCTGGGTGAGGTCGGTCTGCGCGACGACGGCGAACTCGCGCTCGCGGCTCTCGATGCGGCCGGCGGGCAGTTCCACGTTCTGGCGCCGGATCGCATCCTCCACGTCCTGCACGGTGAGACCGAAGGCGGCCAGCCGATCGCGGTCAAGCCACACCCGCATCGCCGAGCGGCGGTCGCCGTACAGGCGCGCATCGGCCGCGCCGGGCAGGGTCTGCATGCGCGGCTTGATGACGCGGTTGGCGAAGTCGCTGATCTCCATCGGCGCGTGGCGGTCGGACGAGAACGCCACCCAGATGATCGGGCTGGCGTCGGCCTCGACCTTGGCGATCACCGGCTCGTCGATGTCGTCCGGCAGGCGCTGGCGCACCCGCGACACGCGGTCGCGCACGTCGGCCGCCGCGGAGTCCGCACTGCGTTCGACTCGGAAGCGCACGGTGATCTGGCTGCGCTCCTGGCGGCTGATCGAGGACAGCACGTCCACGCCCTCGATGCCGGCGAGCGAGTCCTCCAGCGGCTTGGTGACCTGCGACTCGACGATCTCGGCGCTGGCGCCGCGGTAGGTCGTATCGACGGTGACGACCGCCTCGTCGATGTTCGGATACTCGCGCACGGTGAGCCTCGACCAGGACATCAGGCCGACCAGCAGCACGAGCAGGGAGAGCACGGTGGCGAACACCGGGCGGCGGATGCAGATGTCGGACAGGACCATGGCTCAGTGCGCCCGCGCCACGCCAGCGGGCTCGGCCGCCGTCTTCACGGCGGCGCCATCGCGCAGCTTGAGCTGGCCGGCGGTGACCACCACCGCGCCCGGCACCAGGCCGTCGACGACCTCCACCATCGCATCGCGACGCTGGCCGGTCTTCACCTCCACCCGCCGCACCTTGCCGTCCTCCACCCGATACACGAACTGCACGTTGCCCGGCGCCGGCACCAGCGCGGCCTCGGGCACCACCGGGATCTCGCCGCGCTCGGCCAGGATCAGGCGCACGCGGGCGAACACGCCGGGACGCAGGCGCATCTCGGGATTGGCCAGGCTGGCGCGCAAGCGCAC
This genomic stretch from Thauera sp. GDN1 harbors:
- a CDS encoding efflux RND transporter permease subunit, whose translation is MVLSDICIRRPVFATVLSLLVLLVGLMSWSRLTVREYPNIDEAVVTVDTTYRGASAEIVESQVTKPLEDSLAGIEGVDVLSSISRQERSQITVRFRVERSADSAAADVRDRVSRVRQRLPDDIDEPVIAKVEADASPIIWVAFSSDRHAPMEISDFANRVIKPRMQTLPGAADARLYGDRRSAMRVWLDRDRLAAFGLTVQDVEDAIRRQNVELPAGRIESREREFAVVAQTDLTQPEQFGAIVLRQGDTADAYPVRIRDVGRVEVAPESERTSVRFMGQPSVSIGLIKQSVANPLDLKRGLDEMLPRLRAELPEGMSMTIANDTTVFIERSIEAVFSTIWEAVLLVAAVCLFFLRNWRAMLVPLVTIPVSLIGAFTLMLVFGFSINTLTLLALVLAIGLVVDDAIVVLENIYRHIEEGMAPLAAAFKGAKEIGFAVVAMTITLAAVYAPVAFMTGRTGKLFTEFALTLAGAVIVSGFVALTLSPMMCSKLLRHEPKHGPIYNGIERFLSWLTAGYRSVLQAALGARWLVMLVFAVVAGSSVWLMGQLKTELAPIEDRGRVVGMFTGPEGATLDYMSRYAAEIERIYAALPEVDRYLVIAGNPTVSQGISFVGFSDWAERERKAGQIAAELQPKLRAVPGVNAFPIMPASLGQSVRSRPVSFVVSTSESYDELARVADSFLDAMRDNPGFLSPDTDLKLTMPELAVEVDRDRAADLGVAVDVIGRTLESMLGGRQVTRYKQDAEQYDVIVQVGADERRDPHDIRDIYVRARNGDMVPLTSVVKVSERVAPRELNHFGQRRSVTITANLAPDYALGEALQWMDDTAARILPPGYSTDYDGQSREFKTSSESLALVFLLALAFIYLVLAAQFESFRDPFIIMLTVPLSMTGALGALWLAGGTLNVYSQIGLVTLVGLITKHGILIVEFANQLREQGRDLLEAVVEAAELRLRPILMTTGAMVLGSVPLALATGAGAESRQQIGWVIVGGLLIGTFFTLFVVPTVYTLLARRTRTAEMLEAQQAAA